In the genome of Lynx canadensis isolate LIC74 chromosome X, mLynCan4.pri.v2, whole genome shotgun sequence, one region contains:
- the CETN2 gene encoding centrin-2, whose protein sequence is MASNFKKASMATSAQRKRMSPKPELTEEQKQEIREAFDLFDADGTGTIDVKELKVAMRALGFEPKKEEIKKMISEIDKEGTGKMNFSDFLTVMTQKMSEKDTKEEILKAFKLFDDDETGKISFKNLKRVAKELGENLTDEELQEMIDEADRDGDGEVNEQEFLRIMKKTSLY, encoded by the exons ATG GCCTCTAACTTTAAGAAGGCAAGCATGGCAACATCTGCCCAGCGAAAAAGGATGAGTCCTAAGCCTGAGCTTACTGAAGAGCAGAAACAGGAAATCCGGGAAGCTTTTGATCTCTTTGATGCTGATGGAACTGGAACCATAGATGTTAAGGAACTTAAG GTGGCAATGAGAGCACTGGGCTTTGAACCCAAGAAAGAAGAGATCAAGAAAATGATAAGCGAAATTGATAAGGAAGGGACAGGAAAAATGAACTTTAGTGACTTTTTGACTGTGATGACTCAGAAAATG TCTGAGAAAGAtaccaaagaagaaattctgaaagCTTTCAAGCTCTTCGATGATGATGAAACTGGGAAGATATCATTCAAAAATCTAAAGCGTGTGGCCAAGGAGTTGGGTGAGAACCTCACTGATGAGGAGCTGCAG GAGATGATCGATGAGGCTGATCGAGATGGAGATGGAGAAGTCAATGAGCAAGAGTTCCTGCGCATCATGAAAAAGACCAGCCTTTACTAA